The genomic region TGAAGAAATTCTGACTTCATTGTACCGACTTTCCAGTCGGTGCACCGGGATGCGAACGTTCCCAGTCCGTCGCTTATCAACATGATTTTCGGCCAGACGTGCTTTGGCGACGAACTGCCTGCCCAAGCGATGGTGTTCAACCGAACCCGGCGGGCAGCCGAAAACCTCGACTGGTGATATTTGTACGTATTCAACATGCGTGGGATATCCGCGCACAAATGGAATCCTCAACCAGGCTCCTTTGTTTCAATCATTCCACTATCAGCGCCGTTCAAGGCAAAGCCCCCGACGAAGGTACCCCCGATGTCTGATTTCACTGCGTCGCTCCGTGTTGTCGAACCCTATCCCGGCATTTTTGCCTATTACGACGGACGGATCGAGGGCAGGCGGCTTCATTCGACCAAGCCGAACTGGCTGGACGACGGGGCCTATTCGCTGGGGATTGCCTCCTATGCCATCCTCGATGGGACCGAGGCGCTGGTCTACGACACTCACATGTCGCTGGCCCACGCAGCTGTCATCCGCGATCATCTCGAGGCGCTGGGTGCAAGATCGATCCGCGTCGTGCTCAGTCACTGGCACACCGACCACATCGCCGGTAACGCCGTGTTTGCCGACTGCGAGATTGTCGCGCTAAGGCTGACGGCAGATGCGATGGAGGCCAATCGCGAAAAGCTGGAGAGCGGCGATCCACCGATTGCGCCATTGGTCATGCCCACCCGGCTTTTCGAGACGAAACTCGAGCTGACGGTCGGCAGGCGTCGCATTGAACTTCATCATTTCGACATCCACAGTGCCGACGGCAATGTTCTCTGGTTGCCGGATGAGGGCATATTGCTCGCCGGCGATACGCTGGAAGACACGGTCACCTACATTTCCGAGCCGCAGAATATCGCCACGCATATCCGCGAACTCGCGCGGATGTGCGAATGGCCGATCAAGCGCATTCTTCCCAATCACGGCGCCTTCGAGCGCATCGCCGACGGCGGCTACGCGCCCACGCTGATCGATGCCAACCGCCGATATCTCGTCGCAATCAGCGACGTTGCGGTCGGAAAAACGGTGGCGGATGATGATCTCGCAAGCTTCGTCGCCGATGACATCGCAACCGGCGCAATCCTGTACTTCGCGCCCTACGAAGCCGTGCATGCCGAAAACAATGCAGCCGTCCTATCCGGGAACAAGTCGGCAAGTTAAGAGCAGTTTTGCAATAGCCATCTGTCAGGCGACACTTGTCCCGCAATAGGCCGCTTCCATTGCCATCTTCGGCGACAAGCCATAGAGAATATAAGTGTTTTCGTAACTATTCACGGATAGTGTTTTCGCATGAAAAATCATCGCGTTAAACCGAAAGAGGAAGGAAATCGGGACTCCGAGCAGCTCAGGCTTGAAACGCTGGAGATGCTGGGTTTGCTGGATCCCGTGGCCGAACGTGACTTCGATGTCCTGATCTCGATGGCGCGCCGGACACTCGGCTGCAGTATCGCCCTGCTTTCTCTCGTCGGCTCCGATCGCCTGTTGTTCAAGGCAAGGGCCGGCATAAAGTTTACCGATACCCCGCGTGAACATTCGTTCTGCTCGACGACCGTGGCGCTTGAAGAACCGCTGATTGTTCCGGATGCCAGTCTCGATCCGCGTTTCGCAGAAAGTCCGCTCGTGAAGGGCGAGCCTCATTTCCGTCTGTATGCCGGCGTGCCCATACGCGCTAAAATCTCCTACGGCAGCGATGTGTCCGTCGCGATCGGCACCGTGTGCGTCATCGATGACAAGCCGCGTGTTCTCAGTGCGGAAGAACTGGAGTCCATCTCGGACATTGCGCATCTCGTCGAGTCGATCATCAATGCACGCCTGACCGCGCTGTTTACCGCGCAGATTGCCGATGAAAGCGAAGGTCTCGTTCGCAGTCTCTATCGCGAGCAGATACAGCTCAAGCAAGCCGAACGCATGGCCAATATGGGCTCATGGCGGTTGATGCTCGGCAACAATCGACCGGAGTGGTCCGATCAGGTTTTCGCCATTCACGAGTTGCCGGTGGGCCAGATGCCGCCGCTTGAAAAGGCATTGGACTTCTATCCGCCGCATGCTCGCGAGACGGTGTCCGCGGCTATAGAGCGAGCAATCAAGACAGGCGAACCCTTCGAAGTCGAGACCGACTTCATCACTGCCAAGGCCAATGCACGCAGGGTCAGGTGCGTCGGGGAAGTCGAGCTTAGAGAAGGCAACCCGGTGGCAGTCATCGGCGTCTTTCAGGACGTTACGGCTCGATACGAAATGGAGCAGGCTCTCCGCCGCATCGCCGGCACCGACGACCTGACCCAGCTGGCAAATCGGGCGCAATGCAATCTGGTTCTCGACGCGCGGCTCGATCATGCGCGGGCGCATGATGAAACACTGGCGTTGCTGCTGATCGACCTCGATGGTTTCAAGGCAATCAACGATCAATGCGGACACCTTGCGGGCGACGATCTCCTGCGCCTCATCGGCGACCGGCTGAAAGCACCTTATCTCTCCCGTTGCTTTGTCGCGCGCCTTGGCGGCGACGAGTTCGTCGTCGTTGTTTCGGACCCGGCTGATGTCGCCGACTTCGAAAAGCTGCTCGAGCGTTTGCTATCCGATTTGAGACACACCGTCATCAAGGGGAACGGACTGCTACAGATATCGGGCAGCATCGGCATATGCTGGCTGGATGACACGGTCACCAGCCGCAGCGACCTCGTGCAACGCGCCGACGTCGCCCTATATGCCGCAAAACAGACACAGCGAGGCACCGCCCAGACACACGCCCCAGAGAAGTGGCAACAGTCGCTGGGGCTGTAGAAACGGCTCGAAGCTTCATTGCGTATGAAGGAGAATGCTGGAGCGGCCAGTTGCCTCTGCGGGCCGACGCGAACAATCTCCATCGCCGGGACAGCCGGCTATTCGCCCAAAAGCAAATGTTTCTACACGCTAAGAGTGAGCAGGGCGGGCGTAGAGGTCGACAAAAAAAACACTGCCGGCTGAGCCGGCAGTGTTCCAGAGGTGCTGACGCGTGAATGCGAGCCGAGCACTCTTGCTTAGTATTGATCGTCGTTTGATCGATCAGACGAGCCGCTCATCTTTTCGATGATCTGCATCAGCGTATCCGCGCAGACCTTGGTCGGTTCGTCGTCCGCGCACTTGACGTCTATCTTCGTTCGACCGTCCTCGATCCGGAAATGTGCGGCCTTCGACGGTGGCGGTGGCGGACGGTGGTGCCCGCCCATACCCATCTCGCGAGGACCGGGCGGCGGCGGTGGCGGCGCATCGCGACCCGGCATTGGCGGAGGTGGAGCGTCGGTGGCGTCGCTCATGACTTCCGGCACTGCGGAATGCGGCGGTGGCGCCATCTTTTCCTGTGCTACCGGAGGAGCAGGCGGAGCCGGCTGCGGCGAAGCCGTCTGGGCAAAGGCCGATGTCGTCAATGCGGCGATGGCTAATCCGGTCACTAAAATGGACTTCATGGGGTTTTCCTCGTGCGTTGATAGCACCGGTTAACCCGGGGGACGCCGTTTCGTTCGAGCGGGATGGAGATTTAGTCGGGGAGGCCGGCTCATCTATGCGGCCGGCGTCAAGCAGGGCTATTCTTTGGGGCATAAATAAAGGTAGCCGAACTTGATTTAAGGACGTTGGAGCCTAATGATCGCTCGCCGTAAGTGCTACCACGGCTGTTACCAGGCATGTATCAGCTGCAACACCGAGGTAACGTCATGCTCAGACCTTTTGTGCCTTCGCAAGATTACGAGCGGTCGAGGCAATTCTACGAAGCAATCGGATTTGAAGCCCATTATGCAGACGCAAGAATAGCCGTAATGTCCAACGGAACGGACAGCTTCATCCTGCAGAATTTCTACGTGAAAGAGATGGCGGAGAACTTTGTCTTGCAGTTAACTGTTCCGGACGCCAACGCATGGTGGGCCAAATACGATCCCACCCATGTTGCCAAGCGGTTCAGAACGAAACTGCCTACGTCACCGATCTTGCAACCTTGGGGCATGATTGTCGGATTTGTTCACGATCCGTCGAGTGTCCTTTGGCAAGTGACTGAAGCGAGGCTATGATCCGCAGACGGTACGCCGGATCACTGCGGAACCGTCCACCTCGCACTCGCAAGCACAATATTCCCATCAACGACGCTAAACCTCCCATCTTTATACCGCATCGCAACATTCCGCCGTATTTGTCGCCTTTCAATTCTTCTGGGATCGATTACGATTGGCCTTCGAGGGGCATGCGCAATGGTCAAGTGGGTTTACACATTCGGCGAAGGCAAGGCGGAAGGCCGGGCCGGCGATCCAGAGCTTCTGGGCGGCAAGGGTGCCAATCTGGCGGAAATGTGCAGCCTCGGCCTGCCTGTGCCGCCTGGGCTCACCATCATTGCCGATGCCTGCTGCCTGTACCTCGGCAATGGCCGCAATTTTCCCGACGAGATGAAGCGCGAGGTCATGGCGGGCCTTGCACAGATGGAAGCGATTGCCGGGCGGCGGTTTGGCGGCGCCGAGCGTCCGCTGCTGGTGTCGGTGCGCTCCGGTGCCCGCGCCTCCATGCCGGGCATGATGGATACCGTGCTCAATCTCGGCCTCAACGACGAGGCAGTCGAGGCGCTGGCAATCGATTCCAGCGATCCGCGCTTTGCCTGGGACAGCTATCGCCGCTTCATCCAGATGTATGCCGATGTCGTTATGGGCATCGACAACGAGGTGTTTGAGGAAATCCTCGAGGACGAGAAGGGCCGGCTCGGCCACGAATTCGATACCGATCTGACAGCCGGCGAGTGGCAGGCGGTGGTCGTGCGCTACAAGGCCGTCATCGAGGAGGATTTCGGCAAGACCTTCCCGCAGGATCCGCATGACCAGCTCTGGGGCGCGGTCGGCGCCGTGTTTGCCAGCTGGATGAACCCGCGCGCCGCCACCTATCGGCTGCTGCACAATATTCCGGAAGCCTGGGGCACCGCCGTGACCATCCAGGCCATGGTGTTCGGCAATCTCGGCGACGAATCGGCAACCGGCGTCGCCTTCACGCGCAATCCCTCTACCGGCGACAAGGAGCTCTACGGCGAATTCCTGGTCAAGGCGCAAGGGGAGGACGTGGTCGCCGGCATCCGCACGCCGCAGAGCCTTACCGAGGCTGGCCGCATCGCCTCCGGCTCCGATCGCCCTTCGATGGAAAAGCTGATGCCGGCAGCCTTCGCCAGCTTCAGCCGCATCTGCGCCGAGCTCGAGGCCCATTACCGCGACATGCAGGACATCGAATTCACCGTCGAGCGCGGCAAGCTTTGGATGCTGCAGACCCGCGTCGCCAAGCGCACGACGCAGGCGGCGATGAAGGTCGCCGTCGACATGGTCGCGGAGGGCATCATCAGCGAGGACGAGGCCGTTATCCGCATCGATCCATCGACGCTCGACCAGCTTTTACATCCGACCATCGATCCGCGCGTCTACCGTGAAGTCATCGGCAACGGCCTGCCGGCATCGCCCGGCGCTGCGACCGGCGCCATCGTCTTTTCCGCCGATGAAGCGGTGGCTGCAAGGGCAGAGGGCCGAAAGGTCATCCTCGTGCGCGTCGAGACCAGCCCGGAAGATATCCACGGCATGCATGCGGCGGAGGGCATCCTCACCACGCGCGGCGGCATGACCAGCCATGCGGCAGTCGTCGCGCGCGGCATGGGCATCCCTTGCGTCGTCGGCGCCGGCAATCTCCGCCTCGATGTCCGCAACGAGCGGCTGATCGCCCCCGGCATGTCGTTCGGACGCGGCGACATCATCACCATCGACGGTTCGGCCGGCCACGTCGTCAAGGGCGCGGTGCCGATGACCCAGCCGGCGCTGTCCGGCGATTTCGCCCGCATCATGGCCTGGGCCGACGGAACACGTCGCATGACGGTGCGCACCAATGCCGACACGCCGGCCGATGCGCGTGCCGCACGGGCGTTCGGCGCCGAAGGCATCGGCCTTTGCCGCACCGAGCACATGTTTTTCGAGGGCGACCGGATCCATGTGATGCGCGAGATGATCCTTGCCGAAAACGAGGCCGGACGCCGCACCGCCCTCGACAAGCTGCTGCCGATGCAACGCTCGGATTTCACCGAGCTGTTTGCGATCATGCACGGTCTGCCCGTTACCATCCGCCTGCTCGATCCGCCGCTGCACGAATTCCTGCCGAAGACCGATGCCGAGATCGCCGAGGTCGCCGCCGCCATGAACATATCGCCTGTCTTCCTGCGCCAGCGGGTCGATGCGCTGCATGAATTCAACCCGATGCTCGGCCATCGCGGCTGCCGGCTGGCGATTTCCCACCCCGAAATCGTCGAGATGCAGGCCAGGGCCATCTTCGAGGCGGCGGTCGCAGCGGCGCGCGCGACCGGGGCTGCGGTGGTGCCGGAAATCATGGTGCCGCTGGTCGGTCTCAAGTCCGAGCTCGACTACGTCAAGGCCTGCATCGATGAGGTTGCCGCCGCAGTGATGGGCGAGGCGGGCATGAGCATCGACTATCTCGTCGGCACGATGATCGAATTGCCGCGCGCAGCCCTCAGGGCCCACGTTATCGCCGAGGCTGCCGAGTTTTTCTCCTTCGGCACCAACGACCTGACCCAGACGACCTTCGGCATGTCGCGCGACGACGCCGCGGCCTTCATCCCCACCTATCAGCGCAAGGGGATCATCGAGCGCGATCCGTTCATCTCGCTGGATTTCGACGGGGTTGGCGAGCTGATACAGATTGCCACCGAGCGCGGCCGGCGCACCCGGGGCGATATCAAGCTCGGCATCTGCGGAGAACATGGCGGCGATCCCGCCTCGATCCATTTTTGCGAATCGATCGATCTCGATTATGTATCCTGCTCGCCGTTTCGCGTGCCCATCGCAAGGCTCGCGGCCGCCCAGGCAACGATCAAGGGGCGGAAGTGACGATGCGAGGCGTTTCGTTTACCAAAATCGTGCTCTAAACAGAGGCTCGATACTGTCCTTTCCGGCCGCCGATCCGATGAGCCCCCGATGACCATTCGTTTCGATCGACCTATCTCCGGTGCTGCAAAAGCGGCGCGACTGGTCGCGGCCTTCGCGCTGGTGCTGTGCATCCTGGCGTTGCTCGACCATCGCTTCGGGCCGTTGACCACGCCCTATCTCGCTCTCTTCTTGCTGGTATCGGCAGCCCTTGCAGCCGTGGCGGTGCTTTTGGCCGTCATCGGCCTGGCGCAGCTCTGGAAAACCGGCGCGGTTGCCGGTGTCTCGTCGATGAAGGCGCTCGTCTATGCCGCCCTGCCGCTGGCTCTGCTTGGGCTTGCGACGCAGCGATACGTTACCCGCCCGCAGCTTTTCGATGTGACGACCGATCTTGCCAATCCGCCGGCCTGGCTTGCCCAGTCGCGCGTCGACGCACTCTGGCTGGCAAGGGACGCAAGGATCACGCCCGCTACCCGCGAGGCGCAGGGCATGGCCTATCCGGAGCTGACCGGCAGGCGCTACGAGGGGGCGATGGACCGCGTGCTGCTGGCGGTGAGGAAAGTCGCCCGCCAGCGCGGCATCGCCTTCGTCAAGGCCGAAGGCACGGAGATCCGCGACCCCACCATCGACGACCTGCCGGTCAAGCCGCAGCGCGGCGGGCCGATTGTCATGGCCCCTGATATCGGCCCCATCCCGATGAAGCGGCCGGAGGGCGTGCTGGAAGGTGAGGATCCGATCGCCACGCTGATCCAGCGCGTCACCGACGTGACGCTGCAGGGCGAGACACGGACGAAAATCATCGGCGTGCCGCTTGACGTTGTCATCCGCCTGCATGAGGAGGCGGAGACGACGCTGGTCGATATCCGCGTTGCATCGCGCTACGGCGCCCATGATCTCGGCGTCAGCGCCGGCGTCGCCGAGGCCTATCTGAAGGCGCTGGATGCGGAGCTACTCGGCATCGCCGGTAACTGAGCGCTACGACAGGAACCGCGCCCGCTCCTGCGGCGTCGGCACGTAGCAGCTCTCGCGCCTTCCGGCGATATCGAGGCGGTGGCGGGCGATGAAGCCATAAAGGTTATCGCGCCATCCGCGTGGAACGATGCGCGCCACGCCGGCCAGCGACCACGGCAGGCCGAGCCCGGCGAGGACGCGCAGCGTCGCATCGGATTTCAGATAAGCCCGACCGTTCTCGAGCAGCATGTTCGTCTCGTAGTCGCGGGTCTCGAGGCCGTAGTGCCGGTAGAGCGCATCGCCGAGCGGCGTCTGCGCGGCGATGAACCGGTAGCGATCCCTGCGGTCCTGGTTAAGCACGAAGCGGACCCAGGCCGAACAAAAGACGCAATGGCCGTCGAAGACGATGATCGGCCGCCCGTCGTCGAAATCGGGAACGGCAGCATCGTCGCGATAGCTGAAGTCTCGTGTGCGCGACATGGTCATCCCTCTTGTCCGGGCGTTTTATAGGGGCCTCAGGCGGCCGGGCGGTACGTGCCGAGCAGCGATGGCGGGCCGTCGGTTGCTACCATTCCCTTTTCCACCAGATCTTCCAGATGCGCCAGCACGGAAAGGGCGGCAGCGCCATGCAGGCGAACATCGGTATCGCGGTAGATGGCTCGCACCATGTCGAAAATCAGCCGGTCTCCGGCCTTGATGCGCTCATGGATCGCCCTTTCGCGCATCCGCCGATGCGTGCGCAGGCCGCGCATGAAAGAGGCCGGTTCTCGCACCGGGCCGCCATGGCCGGGAAAGAAGATCTTGTCGTCGCGCGACAGCAAGCGCTCGAGCGAAGCCATGTAATCGGCCATCGCCCCATCCGGCGGCGCCACCACGCTGGTGGCCCAGGCCATGACGTGGTCGGCGGAAAACACGATGCCGGATCCTTCCAGCGCAAAGCAGGCATGGTTGGCACAGTGGCCCGGCGTCAAAAGCGCCGTCAGCGCAAAGCCGTCACCGAAAATCGTCTCGTCGTCGGCCACCGCGATATCGGGCACGAAATCCATGTCGGCGCTTTCCGCGAAGGGATTGATTTCACCCTCATGCAGCGGACGTGCGGCCCGGTGCGGTCCCTGTCCGACGGTAAGCGCACCCGTTTCCTGCCGCAGTCGCCGTGCCAGCGGCGAGTGGTCGCGGTGAGTATGGCTCACAAGGATGTGGCTGACGGTGCGGCCGGCAAGCACCGCCATCAGCGTTTCGAAATGGGCAGCACTGTCCGGTCCGGGGTCGATGACTGCGACCGATGAGCCGGCGCCGACGATATAGCTGTTGGTGCCATGGAAGGTGAAGGCGCTGGGATTTTCGACCGTCAGCCGCTCGACGCCGGGAGCCACAGGCACGCCACGGCCATAGCCGGGATCGAAGGAGCGGTCGAAGTCGGGGCTTGCCATGTCACTCTGCCAGTTCTCGCCCGGCGCAGGCCGAACGATCCAAAGTACGTTTCCCCTCCCGCCGTAGCATAGCGCCCCCGGAACATCAGAAAAATATGCTGCCTTGCAAAACTTAGTGATTGTGACGGCGGCTCCGCTTTGCTAATCAGGCCTCGGTTCGGCGACACTGTTGCCGGACCATGCTGGGGCGTCGCCAAGCGGTAAGGCAACGGCCTTTGATGCCGTCATACCCTGGTTCGAATCCAGGCGCCCCAGCCAGAAACTTATTATTAAATAAGACCAATAACTTGCCGGAATTCAATTTTGTGATGTGGTCTGTTCTAGGGGACCTAATTAGGTGTTGAGCAAAAAGATCGTGCCTATCTCAGCTTGTTAGAACCATGTTGAAAATTTGCCAAGCAAAGCGGTCAGTATCGAACCAAGCGCTGTGCCGATTAGGCCGATTGCGATTGTTTCAACGTTTCGGCGGAAAAACCCTTGTGATGGCCGGTAATACACTGGTTGCCTGAAAAAATCACCATAGCCGCCCCATCCGTGGCCGATTGCGAACGCCGCGGTGATAATAATCGTCACCAAGTTCACTGCAAGTTGAACTGGATCCGACATCGCAGGCATGTATCCAGTCCAAGTCAGTAAGCCAAGTAAAATTATAATTATAAAAAAATAAAAACTAAATTTGTGAATAAACTCAGAGAAACGATCCAATAAAGATTTCCTTTTGGCGAGCTCCTGTGAGAATGATTTGGCCAAAATTGTGTGATGATCACCTCCTACTAGAGGGTAAATGCTATTATAAGAGGAAAAGTTAACAGTAATTTCTTTGGAGTTGATCTGAGGTTTGCCGCTAAATAGACTTTTATGATTTTTGATATCACCAATACTATCAAATCCCGTGTTGAGGTTCTTCGCCGTCACATCAGTTAATTGAAGAACCTCAACCAGTGACACTAGATCATCGACTGATATTGAAACGCGGCCTATTGGAAAATTCGTGTTTTGACGCGAAATATCTCTAACCATTTGGATTGTCTTTTCTGCGAAATTAGAAGCTATTTGTAACAGGAGTGCCTCTGGACGTTGTGCCGTCATGGCTGCGTATAAGCAAGAGAGGCCCGCTGATCTTCACCGGCGGGCTTATGTAAATCAAAGTGATGTCTTTGGTTTCACCTTCGGCGCAATCACCGGCGTCAGCTCCTGTCCGTGAATTCCTGCCCCAAAAGTGCCACCCGGCGTTTCCAATATCGAGAACGTGTCGTTACCGGCATCAGACGACCGATTGTTGAATACCCAGTTGACGGGCTGCTCAGTGCCCGTAGTTAGAGCTACACGAAGCTCAGCTAAATTATGAATTGCATCAATTCGAATCTGGTCAACGTCATCGAACTGATTGATGCAGTCGGAGCCGCCAATAAATCGGCAAGCCATTAGTCGCTCAGCTGCTGATGCAGACGCTACCTGAATCAGGATCAAGGTAGCGGCTACCGCGCCGAGTTTCATGGCCAGCTCCGGAGGAGTGTTGAGAGGTTCGGCTTAAGTTCCCGGTCGCTTTCAGGGAGCAACGGTTCCATGCTTGCCAGCGAAACCATTTTGCCGCCTTCTCTGCCGATAAATAAATGATGTTTATCAAAGCTGTAGCAGGCAATGTGCGCAATCGTTTTGCCGATGTTATTGCCGCATCGAATTTCCGGCTTTCGCCGCTTCGGTAAATGCAACCGGCCAGTCCAGACTTCGTCCGGCGCCATCGCCATGCCCGTGCCCCGTCACCAAACTCTTGTGTCCGCATCGCTCATCGTGGCATGAGGAGATCTTTGTGCAGGAGGCGGGGTTATGATCGGAGCGCTGTTGGCGGCAAGGCGGTGGACGGCCTGGGTGTTGGTTGCTTGTCTTTTCGCAAGTGCGCCGGCCAGTGCCACGCCGGTGCTGGTTGTCGATACGGCAACACGGCAGGTCCTGTACCAGGAGGACGCAGGCGCGCCGTGGTATCCGGCCTCGACGACCAAGCTGATGACGGCGCTCGTTGTTTTCGAAGCCCTGCGCGCCGGTGAGGTGAGCCTGACGACACCGGTGGTCATGACGCGCAATGCCACGAAGCAGGCGTTTCTCGAATCCGGCCTGACCCTTGGGCGAACGATGACGCTCGAGGACGCGCTGTTTGCGGCGCTCACGGCATCGGCCAACGATGTCGCCGTCGCCCTTTCCGAAGCGGTGGCGCCCGATGAGGCGTCGTTCGTCCAGCGCATGAACGCGGAGGCCGTGCGCCTCAAAATGACCGGCACCCACTTTTCCAGTCCCAACGGCCTGTTCGACCGGAAAAACTATACGACCGCGCGCGATCTCGCGATCCTCGGAATGGAGATCGACCAGATGTTCCCCGAGTATCGGCGCTTCTTTGCGGCGACGGCTGTGACGATCGACGGCAAGGAGATCAAGTCCAACAATGCCTTGCTCACCAGCTTCAATGGCACGATCGGCATGAAAACCGGCTTCCTCTGTGCTTCCGGCCGAAACTATGTTGGGCTGGCCATGCGGAACGGGCGGCGTGTGATGGTGGTCCTTCTCGGCGCCACGACGGAGCGGGAGCGCAACGAACGGGCAGCCCTCTATCTGACGCAGGCCTTCGACGGCCGGCTGTCCCCGTCGGGTCCCGTCGACGATGTCCAGAATCGCACCGATATCGCACCGGAGGACATGCGTATCCGGCTCTGCACGGCCAAGGCAGCAGCCTATGAGGCCAGTCGCGATACGCTCTATCCGATGGGCTTGCCGGGCCAGGAGACCTATCTGCGGGACCAGATCCCCGGCCAGATCCACGAGATCAGAACGTGGCCGACGGAAATCGT from Rhizobium tumorigenes harbors:
- a CDS encoding sensor domain-containing diguanylate cyclase produces the protein MKNHRVKPKEEGNRDSEQLRLETLEMLGLLDPVAERDFDVLISMARRTLGCSIALLSLVGSDRLLFKARAGIKFTDTPREHSFCSTTVALEEPLIVPDASLDPRFAESPLVKGEPHFRLYAGVPIRAKISYGSDVSVAIGTVCVIDDKPRVLSAEELESISDIAHLVESIINARLTALFTAQIADESEGLVRSLYREQIQLKQAERMANMGSWRLMLGNNRPEWSDQVFAIHELPVGQMPPLEKALDFYPPHARETVSAAIERAIKTGEPFEVETDFITAKANARRVRCVGEVELREGNPVAVIGVFQDVTARYEMEQALRRIAGTDDLTQLANRAQCNLVLDARLDHARAHDETLALLLIDLDGFKAINDQCGHLAGDDLLRLIGDRLKAPYLSRCFVARLGGDEFVVVVSDPADVADFEKLLERLLSDLRHTVIKGNGLLQISGSIGICWLDDTVTSRSDLVQRADVALYAAKQTQRGTAQTHAPEKWQQSLGL
- a CDS encoding MBL fold metallo-hydrolase, translated to MASPDFDRSFDPGYGRGVPVAPGVERLTVENPSAFTFHGTNSYIVGAGSSVAVIDPGPDSAAHFETLMAVLAGRTVSHILVSHTHRDHSPLARRLRQETGALTVGQGPHRAARPLHEGEINPFAESADMDFVPDIAVADDETIFGDGFALTALLTPGHCANHACFALEGSGIVFSADHVMAWATSVVAPPDGAMADYMASLERLLSRDDKIFFPGHGGPVREPASFMRGLRTHRRMRERAIHERIKAGDRLIFDMVRAIYRDTDVRLHGAAALSVLAHLEDLVEKGMVATDGPPSLLGTYRPAA
- a CDS encoding D-alanyl-D-alanine carboxypeptidase family protein, whose amino-acid sequence is MIGALLAARRWTAWVLVACLFASAPASATPVLVVDTATRQVLYQEDAGAPWYPASTTKLMTALVVFEALRAGEVSLTTPVVMTRNATKQAFLESGLTLGRTMTLEDALFAALTASANDVAVALSEAVAPDEASFVQRMNAEAVRLKMTGTHFSSPNGLFDRKNYTTARDLAILGMEIDQMFPEYRRFFAATAVTIDGKEIKSNNALLTSFNGTIGMKTGFLCASGRNYVGLAMRNGRRVMVVLLGATTERERNERAALYLTQAFDGRLSPSGPVDDVQNRTDIAPEDMRIRLCTAKAAAYEASRDTLYPMGLPGQETYLRDQIPGQIHEIRTWPTEIVPDVPAPPRRPS
- a CDS encoding thiol-disulfide oxidoreductase DCC family protein — translated: MTMSRTRDFSYRDDAAVPDFDDGRPIIVFDGHCVFCSAWVRFVLNQDRRDRYRFIAAQTPLGDALYRHYGLETRDYETNMLLENGRAYLKSDATLRVLAGLGLPWSLAGVARIVPRGWRDNLYGFIARHRLDIAGRRESCYVPTPQERARFLS
- a CDS encoding MBL fold metallo-hydrolase, translated to MSDFTASLRVVEPYPGIFAYYDGRIEGRRLHSTKPNWLDDGAYSLGIASYAILDGTEALVYDTHMSLAHAAVIRDHLEALGARSIRVVLSHWHTDHIAGNAVFADCEIVALRLTADAMEANREKLESGDPPIAPLVMPTRLFETKLELTVGRRRIELHHFDIHSADGNVLWLPDEGILLAGDTLEDTVTYISEPQNIATHIRELARMCEWPIKRILPNHGAFERIADGGYAPTLIDANRRYLVAISDVAVGKTVADDDLASFVADDIATGAILYFAPYEAVHAENNAAVLSGNKSAS
- a CDS encoding DUF1499 domain-containing protein encodes the protein MTIRFDRPISGAAKAARLVAAFALVLCILALLDHRFGPLTTPYLALFLLVSAALAAVAVLLAVIGLAQLWKTGAVAGVSSMKALVYAALPLALLGLATQRYVTRPQLFDVTTDLANPPAWLAQSRVDALWLARDARITPATREAQGMAYPELTGRRYEGAMDRVLLAVRKVARQRGIAFVKAEGTEIRDPTIDDLPVKPQRGGPIVMAPDIGPIPMKRPEGVLEGEDPIATLIQRVTDVTLQGETRTKIIGVPLDVVIRLHEEAETTLVDIRVASRYGAHDLGVSAGVAEAYLKALDAELLGIAGN
- the ppdK gene encoding pyruvate, phosphate dikinase — translated: MVKWVYTFGEGKAEGRAGDPELLGGKGANLAEMCSLGLPVPPGLTIIADACCLYLGNGRNFPDEMKREVMAGLAQMEAIAGRRFGGAERPLLVSVRSGARASMPGMMDTVLNLGLNDEAVEALAIDSSDPRFAWDSYRRFIQMYADVVMGIDNEVFEEILEDEKGRLGHEFDTDLTAGEWQAVVVRYKAVIEEDFGKTFPQDPHDQLWGAVGAVFASWMNPRAATYRLLHNIPEAWGTAVTIQAMVFGNLGDESATGVAFTRNPSTGDKELYGEFLVKAQGEDVVAGIRTPQSLTEAGRIASGSDRPSMEKLMPAAFASFSRICAELEAHYRDMQDIEFTVERGKLWMLQTRVAKRTTQAAMKVAVDMVAEGIISEDEAVIRIDPSTLDQLLHPTIDPRVYREVIGNGLPASPGAATGAIVFSADEAVAARAEGRKVILVRVETSPEDIHGMHAAEGILTTRGGMTSHAAVVARGMGIPCVVGAGNLRLDVRNERLIAPGMSFGRGDIITIDGSAGHVVKGAVPMTQPALSGDFARIMAWADGTRRMTVRTNADTPADARAARAFGAEGIGLCRTEHMFFEGDRIHVMREMILAENEAGRRTALDKLLPMQRSDFTELFAIMHGLPVTIRLLDPPLHEFLPKTDAEIAEVAAAMNISPVFLRQRVDALHEFNPMLGHRGCRLAISHPEIVEMQARAIFEAAVAAARATGAAVVPEIMVPLVGLKSELDYVKACIDEVAAAVMGEAGMSIDYLVGTMIELPRAALRAHVIAEAAEFFSFGTNDLTQTTFGMSRDDAAAFIPTYQRKGIIERDPFISLDFDGVGELIQIATERGRRTRGDIKLGICGEHGGDPASIHFCESIDLDYVSCSPFRVPIARLAAAQATIKGRK